The Saprospiraceae bacterium genome includes a window with the following:
- a CDS encoding tryptophan-rich sensory protein, with product MNKDNSRLYIIFNILGVVLAITFNFLAVSLPINNKTTGELSDAFPNYFVPAGFTFSIWGIIYVLMIGFALFQLWKFQKKSAETTEIVNAISHWFFASCVANATWIIFWHYEKVALSLATMFFLLYSLIRLYQAVSSFRPMNFSNAVGIHLFISVYLGWISVATIANVTTMIISTGWQSNASVQGTWTIVMIIIAAILGIIMIFRKQDIPYALVIVWALWGIYSKRISFPEDVVSLQVATVAKYSMVMLSIYAILNLVGRRSYFFEHK from the coding sequence ATGAACAAAGATAATAGCCGATTATACATCATATTCAATATACTTGGTGTGGTGCTGGCCATAACTTTCAATTTTCTTGCCGTTAGCCTCCCGATCAATAACAAAACAACCGGCGAACTGTCTGATGCCTTTCCCAATTATTTTGTGCCGGCTGGATTTACTTTCAGTATTTGGGGTATTATCTATGTGCTGATGATAGGCTTTGCACTGTTTCAACTGTGGAAATTTCAAAAAAAATCAGCCGAAACTACTGAAATCGTCAATGCTATAAGTCATTGGTTTTTTGCTAGTTGTGTTGCCAATGCAACATGGATCATTTTCTGGCACTACGAAAAAGTCGCTCTGTCATTGGCTACAATGTTTTTCCTTTTGTACAGCCTGATTCGCCTCTATCAGGCAGTAAGTAGCTTCAGACCAATGAACTTTAGTAATGCTGTGGGAATCCATCTTTTTATCAGTGTTTATCTGGGATGGATCAGTGTGGCAACTATTGCTAATGTGACCACGATGATCATCTCTACAGGATGGCAGTCAAATGCTTCTGTTCAGGGTACATGGACGATTGTGATGATAATCATTGCAGCCATACTTGGAATTATCATGATTTTCAGGAAGCAGGATATTCCATATGCTTTGGTCATTGTTTGGGCGTTATGGGGAATTTACTCCAAGAGAATATCCTTTCCGGAAGATGTTGTCTCCTTGCAGGTAGCCACCGTGGCAAAATACAGTATGGTGATGCTATCGAT